In Ptiloglossa arizonensis isolate GNS036 chromosome 6, iyPtiAriz1_principal, whole genome shotgun sequence, the DNA window aattattcattGTTTCATTGGTTTCTATATTTCtctgaatattttcaatttgatgCTCTGTTACTGTATTTTCTATTGTGGCATCGCATTCTAATTCTTGTTCGTTGTTAACAAAACATAATGGGTACATGTTAGGGACAGGTTCACAATTATTTGCTTGAAATTCATTAATGGCCTGTGCATTGACTGCTTCTAGTTTTCTTTCAATATCTGAACAATCTTCTAATGTTTCATTTAAGCTTTCTAGAATTTCTTCATTTTGAAAAGATACCTCTGTGGCAGTTGAAGTTTCATTGTTACTTATACAATCAACAGTTTCAGTAGTATTTTCACATTCAAATTCATATACATTATTTTCCTTGATAGAAATTGTAGGTCTATCATTTTGAAGCATCAATAAATCACAATTTATATCATGACTGGTCACCTGAATCTCGTTCTcctgtaaatatttcttttagacACCACATATCAATAAAATCTTTGTATACTTACTTTTCGTTTTGATTTACATATTGTTAGTTTCTTTGCTTGCATGTGTTTCTTGATGTTCTTAAAAAAGTTGAAGGACGTTTTAGTAGGAAGAACATTGTTAACATTGCACTCGACGATTCTGACTTCTATCAAATCctcttttttctcttcattCTCTGGAACGTTCTTACGTCGTGAATCACGTCTCCAAAGAAAATCAAACGTTCTTGCACTCAATTTCCGTGG includes these proteins:
- the LOC143147869 gene encoding uncharacterized protein LOC143147869; the encoded protein is MISQTSEELITAAPPDVEKRPKQGLKPRKLSARTFDFLWRRDSRRKNVPENEEKKEDLIEVRIVECNVNNVLPTKTSFNFFKNIKKHMQAKKLTICKSKRKENEIQVTSHDINCDLLMLQNDRPTISIKENNVYEFECENTTETVDCISNNETSTATEVSFQNEEILESLNETLEDCSDIERKLEAVNAQAINEFQANNCEPVPNMYPLCFVNNEQELECDATIENTVTEHQIENIQRNIETNETMNNCNKVITSLTEELLKLSNYGWYWGPISGNEADAKLISEPDGAFLVRDSSDHRYVLTLSFKSSGKLLHTRMEHTGGLFSLCNQSESEGFSSVADLIDYSMNFSQTAVICYSRPKYPGHPSFPVRLTKPVSRFTQVRSLQYLCRFVIRQNTRLDNIHKLPLPKTIKGYIEEAHY